In a genomic window of Nostoc sp. UHCC 0870:
- a CDS encoding response regulator, whose product MPIQVLLVEDNPGDVELTRIALEDSKISVNLNVVEDGVEAMAFLRKQEKYANVPHPDIVLLDLNLPRKDGREVLAEIKTDQHLKRIPVVVLTTSQAEEDILKAYNLSANCYIAKPVDFDQFVRIVKSIENFWFAIVKLPPE is encoded by the coding sequence ATGCCAATTCAGGTTTTGTTAGTAGAAGACAATCCGGGAGATGTCGAACTTACACGCATTGCCTTAGAAGATAGCAAAATCTCAGTTAATCTCAATGTGGTAGAAGATGGGGTAGAAGCAATGGCATTTCTCAGAAAACAAGAAAAATATGCCAATGTACCTCATCCAGATATAGTCCTACTTGATTTAAATTTACCTAGAAAAGATGGACGGGAAGTTTTAGCAGAGATTAAAACTGATCAACATCTCAAACGTATTCCTGTCGTGGTTTTGACAACTTCCCAGGCTGAAGAAGATATTCTCAAAGCCTATAACCTATCGGCTAACTGTTATATAGCCAAGCCAGTTGATTTTGACCAGTTCGTTAGAATTGTAAAGTCTATAGAAAACTTTTGGTTTGCGATCGTCAAACTGCCACCGGAGTAA
- a CDS encoding hybrid sensor histidine kinase/response regulator, with protein MADKIIQVLLVEDNPGDAFLIQELIKEVSTAKVALHTVEQLSEAFNLLANAASSGLVKKFDVMLLDLSLPDSQGIETFIKANSQAKTIPIIVLTGIDDETLALRAMQEGAQDYLVKGQVTGDLLVRSMRYAIERQRIEDALCQSEERFRVALKNSPIFVFNQDIDLRYTWVYNQRAGWTEEPMLGKKDCEIMPHADAQALNAIKYNVLTTGIGTRAEVSITTSKSIRYYDLTVEPLRNESQEIIGITCASIDITEQQTALQERHLAEAKIREQAALLDITTDAICVRDLQNQILFWNKGAENLYGWQAKEVMGQNASELLFYEPSPEVEIALLHVISQGNWQGELNKVTKKGKELLVASRWSLVRDEYGKPKSILSVDTDITQKKHLEAQLLRTQRLESIGTLASGIAHDLNNILTPILAGAQLLPLKFPDADERTQHLLEILEINAKRGADLVKQVLSFARGVEGKRITLQLRHIIVELSKILKETFPKPIKIVTDVSKELWTVCGDSTQLHQVMMNLCVNARDAMPDGGTLTITAENLLIDENYVRMNLEANPGPYIVVTVSDTGEGIPEENLDRIFEPFFTTKAVGQGTGLGLSTLIGIVKSHGGFVNVDSEVGRGTTFKVYLPAVGSTEIFSPDELSPPIGQGELILIVDDEPAIRDITRTSLESHQYQALVASDGIEAIAIYAKYADKISAVLVNLMLPGLDGLTTIRTLKKINPDARIIATSGLIAKNKLGEIVNTGAATFLPKPYTINELLLALNQVMT; from the coding sequence ATGGCAGATAAAATTATTCAAGTTTTATTAGTAGAAGATAATCCCGGTGATGCTTTTTTAATTCAAGAGTTAATCAAAGAAGTCAGTACAGCTAAAGTAGCTTTACACACAGTTGAGCAATTGTCAGAAGCATTTAACCTGTTAGCCAATGCAGCTAGTAGCGGGTTAGTTAAAAAGTTTGATGTCATGTTATTAGACCTGTCTTTACCTGATAGCCAGGGAATCGAAACTTTTATTAAAGCTAATAGCCAAGCCAAAACAATTCCGATTATCGTTCTAACTGGTATAGATGATGAAACCTTGGCTTTAAGAGCTATGCAGGAAGGAGCGCAGGATTATTTAGTCAAAGGACAAGTGACTGGCGACTTATTAGTCCGCTCTATGCGATATGCCATTGAACGCCAACGCATAGAAGATGCACTTTGTCAAAGTGAAGAAAGATTCCGGGTAGCCTTAAAGAACTCCCCGATTTTTGTGTTCAACCAAGATATAGACTTACGATATACCTGGGTTTATAACCAAAGGGCTGGGTGGACAGAAGAACCAATGTTGGGTAAAAAAGATTGTGAAATCATGCCCCATGCAGATGCCCAAGCTCTCAATGCAATTAAATATAATGTTTTAACTACAGGTATAGGTACTCGTGCAGAAGTATCGATTACAACCAGTAAAAGTATTCGATATTATGACTTGACAGTTGAGCCATTGCGGAATGAATCCCAAGAAATCATCGGGATAACTTGCGCCAGTATTGATATTACTGAACAACAAACTGCTTTGCAAGAACGCCACTTAGCAGAAGCAAAAATCCGCGAACAAGCAGCATTATTAGACATTACCACTGATGCGATTTGTGTACGCGATTTACAAAATCAGATACTTTTTTGGAATAAAGGGGCAGAAAATTTATACGGTTGGCAAGCTAAAGAGGTGATGGGGCAAAATGCTAGTGAATTGTTGTTTTATGAACCATCCCCAGAGGTGGAAATTGCTCTATTACACGTCATTTCCCAAGGTAACTGGCAAGGAGAGTTAAACAAAGTTACTAAAAAGGGGAAAGAACTTTTAGTAGCTAGTCGCTGGAGTTTAGTTCGTGATGAGTATGGCAAACCTAAATCAATTCTTTCTGTTGATACAGATATTACTCAGAAAAAACATTTAGAAGCGCAATTATTGCGTACTCAACGCCTAGAAAGTATAGGAACTTTGGCTAGTGGCATCGCTCATGATCTCAACAATATCCTGACACCAATTTTAGCCGGAGCGCAATTATTACCCCTAAAGTTTCCCGATGCAGATGAACGCACTCAACATTTATTGGAGATTTTAGAAATCAACGCTAAACGCGGTGCGGATTTAGTCAAGCAGGTATTGTCTTTTGCCAGAGGTGTAGAAGGTAAACGCATCACTTTGCAACTCAGACACATTATTGTCGAACTGTCCAAAATTCTCAAAGAAACATTTCCCAAACCTATCAAAATTGTCACAGATGTTTCCAAAGAATTATGGACAGTTTGTGGAGATAGTACCCAACTCCATCAAGTGATGATGAATCTCTGTGTTAATGCCCGTGATGCTATGCCTGATGGTGGAACTCTTACTATTACGGCAGAAAATCTCCTTATCGATGAAAACTATGTTCGCATGAACTTAGAAGCCAACCCAGGCCCATACATAGTAGTGACAGTCTCAGATACGGGTGAGGGGATTCCAGAAGAAAACTTAGACCGTATTTTTGAACCATTCTTTACAACCAAAGCAGTAGGACAAGGTACAGGTTTGGGACTTTCTACTTTAATTGGGATTGTCAAAAGCCACGGTGGTTTTGTAAATGTAGACAGTGAAGTAGGACGTGGTACTACATTTAAAGTTTACTTACCAGCAGTGGGAAGTACAGAAATATTTAGTCCAGATGAGTTGTCACCACCTATAGGACAGGGAGAATTGATTTTGATTGTAGATGATGAGCCTGCAATCAGGGATATTACGAGAACATCTTTGGAAAGCCACCAATACCAAGCCTTAGTTGCTAGTGATGGGATTGAAGCGATCGCAATTTACGCCAAATATGCCGATAAAATTAGTGCTGTACTAGTTAACCTCATGCTCCCAGGACTGGATGGTTTAACTACTATCCGCACCTTGAAAAAAATTAACCCCGATGCCAGAATTATTGCTACTAGTGGGTTAATTGCTAAAAATAAGCTGGGAGAAATAGTCAACACTGGTGCGGCAACATTTTTACCCAAACCCTACACTATCAATGAGTTGTTGTTGGCTTTAAACCAAGTTATGACCTGA
- a CDS encoding S8 family serine peptidase, with translation MRYEKLSPGLLLAWDDFQREGELALITHGRSLGIIAPRSFMKPTKSLVFIYCDADADLSHLSQYGIEINQNSGSVRTAFLPLESLAVLAAESAIERIKPSRKLKLRMDVALQAIKLSSFVNRTGLTGKGVIIGIIDTGIDAKHPAFAGRILRIWDQTLPGGGVNEGRYGAEFIGEQLCVSQDTEGHGTHVAGIAAGADAVYSGVAPEAELVIIKSDLQDAHIADAIRYIFRVAGEFGRAAVVNLSVGGHADAHDGSDSLSQIINAESGIGRIVCCAAGNEGNDNIHGQANIPSGRSRGMRFNVPLNQIGMVWLNAWYTSSGQLEVSVRSPNGFVTPYQKIITDGNPSQSYDLPDSQVELVTPDRDPSNGDYHFFVQIRGRGRSLVQGGVWQLRVRNTSASDTILDVWTLDDTLSVFFTGKSVKDAVKIGSPGCASNAVTVAAYTTKVKYEDIDRHIREMGLELNTISEFSSEGPLRNQAPKPDIAAPGAMIVSTLSSHFNSDRSMTINSQFVAMSGTSMAAPFITGLIALLLQRDPKLDPSTIKDLLRQNSSIPGKSPGTFDHKWGFGLIDTDNL, from the coding sequence ATGAGATACGAAAAGCTTTCTCCTGGTCTGTTGTTGGCTTGGGATGATTTTCAACGGGAAGGGGAGTTGGCGTTAATTACACACGGGCGATCGCTGGGGATAATTGCTCCTAGAAGTTTTATGAAACCTACTAAGAGTCTGGTTTTTATTTATTGTGATGCTGATGCAGATTTGAGTCATCTTTCGCAATATGGTATTGAAATAAATCAAAATTCTGGTAGTGTACGGACGGCTTTTTTACCTCTAGAAAGTTTAGCAGTTTTAGCGGCAGAATCTGCAATTGAGCGCATTAAGCCATCACGTAAACTTAAACTACGGATGGATGTTGCACTCCAAGCTATTAAACTGTCGAGTTTTGTCAATAGAACTGGACTCACTGGTAAAGGGGTAATTATTGGCATTATTGATACTGGTATTGATGCCAAACACCCTGCTTTTGCTGGACGGATTTTAAGGATTTGGGATCAAACTTTGCCAGGCGGAGGGGTAAATGAGGGTCGTTACGGTGCGGAATTTATAGGCGAACAGCTTTGTGTTTCTCAAGATACGGAAGGTCACGGTACTCATGTTGCAGGGATTGCTGCGGGTGCTGATGCTGTCTATAGTGGTGTTGCACCAGAGGCGGAGTTAGTAATTATCAAGTCTGATTTGCAGGATGCTCACATTGCTGATGCTATCCGTTATATTTTCCGAGTGGCTGGTGAGTTTGGACGAGCGGCTGTGGTCAATCTTAGCGTTGGTGGTCACGCTGATGCTCACGATGGTAGTGATTCTCTATCCCAAATTATCAATGCTGAATCTGGGATAGGTAGAATTGTTTGCTGTGCGGCTGGGAATGAGGGGAATGATAATATTCATGGTCAAGCTAATATTCCCAGTGGACGCAGCCGGGGTATGCGTTTTAATGTACCTCTGAATCAAATCGGTATGGTTTGGTTAAATGCTTGGTATACGAGTTCTGGTCAATTAGAGGTATCTGTGCGGAGTCCTAACGGTTTTGTCACTCCTTACCAAAAAATTATTACTGATGGTAATCCTTCCCAAAGTTATGACTTACCAGATTCTCAAGTAGAACTTGTCACACCAGACCGCGACCCGTCTAATGGGGATTATCATTTTTTTGTGCAGATTCGTGGTAGGGGTAGATCCCTTGTGCAAGGGGGTGTCTGGCAATTACGAGTCCGTAACACCTCAGCATCAGATACCATACTTGACGTGTGGACGCTAGATGATACCTTATCGGTGTTTTTTACTGGTAAAAGCGTTAAGGATGCAGTAAAAATCGGTTCTCCTGGCTGTGCTAGTAATGCAGTGACAGTGGCAGCTTACACTACTAAGGTTAAGTACGAAGATATCGATCGCCACATCCGCGAAATGGGTTTAGAATTAAACACTATTTCCGAATTTAGTAGTGAAGGCCCTTTGAGAAATCAAGCCCCCAAGCCAGATATAGCCGCACCTGGTGCAATGATTGTCTCTACACTTTCTAGTCATTTTAATAGCGATCGCTCCATGACGATTAATTCCCAATTTGTCGCCATGTCCGGTACAAGTATGGCTGCACCATTTATCACTGGATTAATCGCATTATTATTACAGCGCGACCCCAAGTTAGACCCATCTACGATAAAAGACCTACTACGCCAAAATAGTTCTATCCCCGGCAAATCTCCCGGTACATTTGATCACAAATGGGGTTTTGGATTGATTGATACAGACAATCTGTAA
- a CDS encoding glycoside hydrolase family 13 protein, whose product MQIQTPDWVKHAIFYQIFPDRFARSNQPHKRLLREARWEDWEAMPTLQGYKGGDLWGIIEQLDYIQDLGINAIYFTPIFQSASNHRYHTHDYYQVDPMLGGNSAFKELLDAAHQRNIKVVLDGVFNHASRGFFFFHDILENGPHSPWLNWFKIEGWPLAAYTGELPANYVGWANNRALPVFNHDNPEVREYIMEIAEYWIKFGIDGWRLDVPFEIKTPGFWQEFRDRVKAINPDAYIVGEVWGDSREWLDGTQFDGVMNYLFAGPTIAFAAGDRVVLEQVQGRDYQPYPPLFAAEYAAKIEELLQLYPWEIQLTQLNLLASHDTARLITIGGDDKASVELATLLLLTFPGAPSIYYGDEVGLPGKLDPDSRRGFPLEANWDKDIYDTHRQLIALRHTYPALRIGDYKVISAQGALYIFARTLGTEELIIAVNVGTASTQTDIDVTNLQTQPNQLLYGKAEFNWHSQGETKQLSLNLPPRSACILG is encoded by the coding sequence ATGCAAATTCAAACACCAGATTGGGTCAAACACGCCATCTTCTACCAAATTTTCCCCGACAGATTCGCCAGAAGTAACCAACCCCACAAACGCCTGCTACGTGAAGCACGTTGGGAAGATTGGGAAGCAATGCCCACACTGCAAGGTTACAAAGGCGGTGATTTATGGGGAATTATAGAGCAATTAGACTACATTCAAGACCTAGGCATTAACGCCATTTATTTCACACCCATATTTCAATCTGCCAGTAATCATCGCTATCACACCCATGATTATTATCAAGTAGACCCCATGTTAGGAGGTAATTCAGCCTTTAAAGAATTACTAGATGCAGCCCACCAAAGAAATATTAAAGTTGTTCTTGATGGAGTATTTAATCATGCCAGCCGAGGATTTTTCTTTTTTCATGACATTTTAGAAAATGGCCCTCATTCCCCGTGGCTGAATTGGTTCAAAATTGAAGGCTGGCCGCTTGCAGCATACACCGGAGAGTTACCCGCCAACTACGTAGGTTGGGCAAATAACCGCGCCTTGCCCGTATTCAACCACGACAACCCAGAAGTTCGGGAATATATCATGGAAATTGCCGAATATTGGATAAAATTCGGCATCGACGGCTGGCGGTTAGATGTACCCTTTGAAATTAAAACCCCTGGTTTTTGGCAAGAATTTCGCGATCGCGTCAAAGCCATTAACCCCGATGCTTATATTGTGGGGGAAGTGTGGGGAGATTCCCGCGAATGGCTAGATGGTACACAATTTGACGGCGTGATGAATTATTTATTTGCTGGGCCGACCATTGCCTTTGCAGCAGGCGATCGCGTAGTCTTAGAACAAGTCCAAGGTCGCGACTATCAACCATACCCGCCCTTATTTGCAGCCGAGTACGCCGCCAAAATTGAAGAACTACTGCAACTTTACCCCTGGGAAATTCAGCTAACCCAACTCAATTTACTCGCCAGTCACGACACAGCAAGATTAATTACCATTGGTGGTGACGATAAAGCCAGCGTAGAACTAGCCACCCTATTGCTACTAACCTTTCCTGGTGCGCCTAGTATTTATTATGGTGATGAAGTTGGTTTACCGGGAAAACTAGATCCCGATTCCCGTCGAGGGTTTCCCTTAGAAGCGAACTGGGATAAAGATATTTATGATACTCACCGCCAATTAATCGCTTTACGTCATACCTATCCAGCTTTACGCATAGGTGATTATAAAGTTATCTCCGCACAGGGAGCATTATACATTTTTGCCCGTACTTTAGGGACAGAAGAATTAATTATCGCTGTGAATGTCGGTACAGCATCAACACAAACTGATATAGATGTTACGAATTTGCAGACTCAACCCAACCAACTGTTATACGGTAAAGCAGAATTTAACTGGCATAGTCAAGGAGAAACAAAACAACTATCCTTAAATCTTCCCCCACGTAGTGCTTGCATCCTAGGTTGA
- a CDS encoding metal-independent carbonic anhydrase: MKFEALSMKLLKPSILGLFAATTFVSGVVIVVQTSVADSGDTVTTPASLKTPIVNKSISESEVLAAQKAWGDALVAISTTYDTKGKASAKTLAAKVIDDAYGYQFGPVLFKPTLAIAPQTFRTTRAGALAYFVGDDPDFPTDKGFALKGWRKVEMKNAGIFITGNTATTMGNVIFTDKQGKTTTVDKTWQFFKDDNGNLRIITHHSSLPYTAK, from the coding sequence GTGAAATTTGAAGCTTTATCGATGAAACTTTTAAAACCAAGCATTTTAGGATTGTTTGCTGCTACTACATTTGTCTCAGGTGTTGTAATTGTTGTCCAGACATCTGTTGCAGACTCCGGCGACACAGTGACAACTCCTGCAAGCCTGAAAACACCAATCGTCAATAAGTCCATTAGTGAGAGCGAAGTTTTGGCTGCTCAGAAGGCGTGGGGAGACGCATTAGTGGCTATTTCTACAACCTATGATACGAAGGGTAAAGCCTCTGCTAAAACTTTAGCGGCAAAGGTAATTGACGATGCCTACGGTTATCAATTCGGTCCAGTTCTTTTCAAACCAACCCTTGCGATCGCTCCCCAGACGTTCCGCACTACCCGTGCAGGAGCTTTGGCGTATTTTGTAGGAGATGACCCCGATTTCCCAACAGACAAGGGTTTTGCGTTGAAAGGCTGGCGAAAAGTAGAGATGAAGAATGCAGGGATTTTCATCACTGGCAATACGGCTACTACGATGGGAAATGTGATATTCACGGACAAACAAGGTAAGACTACCACAGTGGACAAAACTTGGCAGTTCTTTAAGGACGATAACGGTAATCTACGTATTATTACGCATCACTCTTCACTGCCTTATACAGCAAAATAA
- the rppA gene encoding two-component system response regulator RppA codes for MRILLVDDEVELTDPLSRVLTREGYSVDAAYNGTLGREMAQSGGYDLLILDWMLPGKTGLEICQEMRHQGKATPVLFLTAKDTLDDRVAGLDAGADDYLVKPFELRELLARVRALLRRSSSHSYEATTGRLSVADLELDCENQVAYRQGRVIELSQKESQLLQYFMEHTGQLLTHAQIMQYLWQHEEQPSSNVIAALIRLLRRKIEVGKEITLIHTVYGKGYRFGTSSVE; via the coding sequence ATGAGAATTTTATTAGTTGATGATGAAGTAGAACTTACTGACCCTTTGAGTCGCGTGTTGACGCGAGAGGGTTACAGTGTTGATGCTGCCTATAATGGAACACTTGGTAGAGAGATGGCACAATCAGGCGGTTACGACTTACTCATTTTAGATTGGATGCTGCCAGGAAAAACAGGCTTGGAGATTTGCCAAGAAATGCGTCACCAAGGTAAAGCTACCCCTGTGTTGTTTCTCACTGCCAAGGATACTCTAGATGACAGAGTAGCAGGCTTAGACGCTGGTGCAGATGACTATTTAGTTAAACCATTTGAATTGCGGGAGTTGTTGGCTAGAGTCCGTGCTTTGTTGCGTCGTTCTAGTTCTCACAGTTATGAAGCGACAACGGGAAGGCTAAGTGTCGCTGATTTAGAACTTGATTGTGAAAACCAAGTCGCCTACCGTCAAGGACGCGTAATTGAACTATCGCAGAAGGAAAGCCAGCTGTTGCAATATTTTATGGAACATACCGGACAGCTACTAACTCACGCTCAGATTATGCAATATCTCTGGCAACATGAAGAACAACCCAGCAGTAATGTGATAGCTGCATTAATTCGGCTATTACGGCGCAAAATTGAAGTAGGTAAGGAAATAACTTTGATTCACACCGTTTATGGTAAGGGCTATCGCTTCGGAACTTCTTCTGTTGAGTAG
- the hisG gene encoding ATP phosphoribosyltransferase: protein MLTVALPKGELLKNSIRLLQTVGLDFSAFLDSGNRQLQITDASGQAKGLLVRGQDVPVYVEYGQAQFGIIGYDVIREKKPQVAHLVDLQFGYCRMSVAVKASSPYKLPVDLPPHSRVASKYVNCANEYFNSLDLPVEIVPLYGSVELGPITGMSEAIVDIVSTGRTLKENGLVEITTLYESTARLIAHPLSYRLNTGNLHNLVERLRESVLTPA from the coding sequence ATGTTAACTGTTGCGTTGCCGAAAGGGGAACTACTCAAAAATAGCATCCGCCTCCTGCAAACTGTAGGGTTGGACTTTAGTGCTTTTTTAGACTCAGGAAATCGCCAACTTCAAATTACTGATGCGAGTGGACAAGCTAAAGGATTATTAGTCAGAGGGCAAGATGTACCTGTATATGTGGAATACGGTCAGGCGCAATTTGGTATTATTGGTTACGATGTGATCAGAGAAAAAAAACCGCAAGTTGCCCATTTAGTTGATTTGCAGTTTGGCTATTGTCGAATGTCGGTGGCTGTTAAAGCTTCTAGTCCCTACAAATTACCTGTAGATTTACCACCGCACAGTAGAGTGGCTTCTAAATACGTCAATTGTGCTAATGAATACTTTAATAGTTTAGATTTACCTGTGGAAATAGTGCCGCTTTATGGTTCTGTAGAACTCGGCCCGATTACGGGGATGTCTGAGGCGATTGTCGATATAGTTTCCACCGGACGCACTTTAAAAGAAAATGGACTGGTTGAGATTACTACTTTGTATGAAAGCACAGCAAGGTTAATTGCTCATCCCCTCAGCTATCGCCTCAATACAGGTAACTTACATAATTTAGTTGAGCGTCTCAGAGAGTCCGTCTTGACACCAGCTTAA
- a CDS encoding GAF domain-containing protein has protein sequence MKSHSTHQEQARLAALRQYQILDTEPEEAYDNLAHLAAFICGTSIALVNFIDEHRQWFKAKLGLDVPEMPRNVGFSYLCQEKQGVVVIPDALADDRLASNPVVKSYPYVRFYAGVPLINPQGQMLGTLCVIDQQPKQLSQQQIDALVALSRLVIDQLELRRNMADVAQMSEKLINQKQTARIASEIVSDRISNILESITDAFFALDQQWQFTYVNGQAANLLERNQTELLGQNIWETFPGILDTSFEREYHRAITQKTSVEFEEFYPPLDKWFAVHAYPSKDGLSVYFQDITEKHRTASALKESEERWLLALQGNNDGIWDWNVKTNQVFFSLRWKQMLGYEDHEIANDIEEWSKRVHPDDLDWVMQAIQDHFDHKTPYYTTEHRVQCKDGNYKWILDRGQALWDEAGNVVRMVGSHTDITERKQAEEELKWQNQRSQLFAEITVKIRETLQIEEILQISVQEVQKLLQADRVLMFRLWPDGSGIVEQEAVLPGWPVVLGQQILDPCFQQDYVDKYRQGRVSAIMDVAQADIQDCHREFLQQFGVKSNLVVPILHREGIWGLLIAHQCNAPRHWSKFELDLLQQLANQMGIALFQAQLLEQQTRQSQELARSNAELESFAYVASHDLQEPLRMVTSYLQLLERRYKNQLDANAEQFISYAVDGAQRMQTLINDLLNYSRLTTRGQPFVSVDCAVILERVQTNLKIAIEESGVVITHDPLPTVTADPTQLTQVFQNLIANAIKFRRDIPLEIHIGVVREGGEQGSRGVGEQGSKGAGEQGSREDKRECSQNQLNAALPLTQSAKRRATANSTQHSHWLFSVRDNGIGIEEQYIERIFVIFQRLHGRNKYPGTGIGLSICKKIIERHGGQIWIESEPGQGSVFYFTIPEQAGQDKS, from the coding sequence ATGAAATCCCACTCTACTCATCAGGAACAGGCGAGACTGGCTGCTCTACGTCAGTACCAAATTTTAGATACTGAACCAGAAGAAGCTTATGACAATTTGGCTCATTTAGCTGCCTTTATTTGTGGCACATCTATAGCTTTAGTTAATTTTATTGATGAACATCGTCAGTGGTTTAAGGCAAAATTGGGTTTAGATGTACCAGAAATGCCTCGTAATGTAGGATTCTCTTACCTATGTCAAGAAAAACAGGGTGTTGTAGTGATTCCTGATGCTTTGGCTGACGATCGCCTGGCAAGCAACCCAGTAGTAAAATCATACCCATATGTGCGATTTTACGCAGGTGTACCCCTGATTAACCCCCAAGGTCAAATGTTGGGAACTCTGTGTGTGATTGATCAACAACCTAAACAACTGAGTCAACAACAAATTGACGCACTTGTAGCTTTAAGTCGCTTAGTAATTGACCAACTGGAACTAAGGCGCAACATGGCTGATGTAGCTCAGATGAGCGAAAAATTGATTAATCAAAAGCAAACAGCACGTATAGCATCGGAAATAGTGAGCGATCGCATTAGTAATATACTCGAAAGTATTACCGATGCCTTTTTTGCCCTAGATCAACAGTGGCAATTTACCTACGTTAATGGTCAAGCTGCCAACCTATTGGAGAGAAATCAAACTGAGTTACTAGGTCAAAATATCTGGGAAACATTTCCAGGGATATTAGACACTTCATTTGAGCGAGAATATCACAGAGCCATTACACAAAAGACGAGCGTCGAATTTGAAGAGTTTTATCCACCCCTAGATAAATGGTTTGCAGTCCACGCTTACCCCAGTAAAGACGGCTTATCTGTTTATTTCCAAGATATTACAGAAAAACATCGCACAGCTTCAGCACTCAAAGAAAGTGAAGAACGTTGGCTGTTAGCCTTGCAAGGCAATAATGATGGGATCTGGGATTGGAACGTCAAAACTAATCAAGTCTTCTTTTCTCTGCGCTGGAAACAGATGTTGGGGTACGAAGACCACGAAATTGCTAACGATATAGAAGAATGGTCAAAGCGAGTGCATCCCGATGATTTAGATTGGGTGATGCAAGCCATTCAAGATCATTTTGACCATAAAACACCCTATTACACTACAGAGCATCGCGTACAGTGTAAAGACGGTAACTATAAATGGATTCTAGATCGAGGACAGGCACTTTGGGATGAGGCCGGTAATGTAGTCCGAATGGTCGGTTCGCACACAGATATTACAGAGCGCAAACAGGCAGAAGAAGAACTAAAATGGCAGAATCAGCGATCGCAACTCTTTGCAGAAATCACCGTCAAAATTCGAGAAACTCTGCAAATTGAAGAAATATTACAAATATCAGTGCAAGAAGTCCAAAAACTCCTGCAAGCCGACCGAGTGCTGATGTTTAGGCTGTGGCCTGACGGTTCGGGAATAGTGGAACAGGAAGCAGTTTTACCCGGCTGGCCTGTAGTGTTAGGACAACAAATTCTCGACCCTTGCTTTCAACAAGACTATGTAGACAAATATCGCCAAGGTAGAGTCAGTGCAATTATGGATGTTGCACAAGCAGATATTCAAGATTGCCATCGAGAATTTTTGCAACAGTTTGGCGTAAAATCTAACCTTGTTGTACCAATTCTCCACCGAGAAGGAATTTGGGGTTTGCTAATTGCCCACCAGTGTAACGCTCCTCGCCATTGGAGTAAATTCGAGTTGGACTTATTGCAACAGTTAGCTAACCAAATGGGGATAGCCTTATTTCAAGCACAGTTACTAGAACAACAAACTCGCCAAAGTCAAGAACTCGCTCGTTCTAATGCTGAATTAGAAAGTTTTGCTTACGTCGCTTCCCATGACTTACAAGAACCATTAAGGATGGTGACTAGTTATTTACAGTTACTAGAACGACGCTACAAAAATCAACTAGACGCTAATGCAGAACAGTTTATTAGCTATGCTGTCGATGGGGCGCAACGGATGCAAACCTTAATCAACGATTTATTAAACTATTCTCGTTTGACAACCCGTGGACAACCCTTTGTCTCAGTTGATTGTGCTGTGATTTTAGAACGGGTACAAACCAATCTCAAAATAGCCATTGAAGAATCTGGAGTAGTCATCACCCATGATCCTTTACCTACAGTTACCGCAGATCCAACGCAGTTAACCCAAGTTTTTCAAAACTTAATTGCTAACGCCATCAAATTCCGCCGAGACATTCCCCTAGAAATTCATATTGGAGTAGTTAGGGAAGGAGGGGAGCAGGGGAGTAGGGGAGTAGGGGAGCAGGGGAGCAAGGGAGCAGGGGAGCAGGGAAGCAGGGAAGACAAGAGAGAATGTTCTCAGAACCAGCTAAACGCCGCGCTACCGCTAACACAATCGGCTAAACGCCGCGCTACCGCTAACAGCACTCAGCACTCTCATTGGCTTTTTTCTGTCCGAGACAACGGAATAGGTATAGAAGAACAATATATTGAAAGAATTTTTGTAATTTTTCAACGCCTGCATGGCAGAAATAAATATCCAGGTACGGGCATCGGGTTGTCAATTTGTAAGAAAATTATTGAACGCCACGGTGGTCAGATTTGGATTGAGTCTGAACCAGGTCAAGGCTCAGTTTTCTACTTCACAATTCCAGAACAAGCAGGTCAAGACAAGTCATGA